The Listeria monocytogenes genome window below encodes:
- a CDS encoding MFS transporter codes for MTSTAYKGTNKLIVGIVFGVITFWLFAQSMVNIVPAVQSDLGISSDLLSIAISLTALFSGIFIVVAGGMADKFGRVKLTYIGLILSIIGSLLLVVTQGSTLLIIGRIIQGLSAACIMPATLALMKTYFEGADRQRALSYWSIGSWGGSGICSFAGGAIATYMGWRWIFIISIVFALLGMLLIKGTPESKVVQNTKAKFDTFGLILFVIAMVCLNLIITRGATFGWTSPITITMLVVFLISAGLFFRVELRQANGFIDFSLFKNKAYTGATLSNFLLNAAAGTLVVANTYVQIGRGFTAFQSGLLSIGYLVCVLGMIRIGEKILQRVGARKPMILGSGITAVGIALMALTFIPGTLYTVLVFVGFALFGIGLGMYATPSTDTAISNAPEDKVGVASGIYKMASSLGGSFGVAISATIYGVIALSGNIDLAAMVGLLTNVGFCVVSLISVAVTTPSAKKALELKAAKE; via the coding sequence ATGACTTCAACAGCTTATAAAGGTACAAATAAACTTATTGTTGGGATTGTTTTCGGGGTTATCACGTTTTGGCTTTTTGCTCAATCAATGGTAAATATCGTGCCCGCCGTTCAATCTGACCTTGGAATTTCCTCTGATTTACTTAGTATTGCCATTAGTTTAACCGCGCTATTTTCTGGTATTTTTATCGTTGTAGCGGGTGGTATGGCTGATAAGTTTGGCCGCGTGAAATTAACTTATATCGGACTCATTCTTAGTATCATCGGTTCACTATTACTTGTGGTGACTCAAGGGTCGACGTTACTTATTATCGGCCGTATTATTCAAGGGCTTTCTGCTGCTTGTATTATGCCCGCAACCCTTGCATTAATGAAAACCTATTTTGAGGGAGCTGATAGACAAAGAGCGCTTAGTTACTGGTCAATCGGTTCATGGGGCGGATCTGGTATTTGTTCGTTCGCAGGTGGCGCTATCGCAACATATATGGGCTGGCGCTGGATTTTCATTATTTCCATCGTATTCGCACTGCTTGGAATGCTACTTATTAAAGGTACTCCAGAAAGTAAAGTCGTTCAAAATACAAAAGCAAAATTTGATACATTTGGACTTATTCTTTTTGTTATTGCAATGGTTTGTTTGAACCTTATTATTACTCGTGGTGCAACATTTGGTTGGACAAGCCCAATTACTATTACAATGCTCGTTGTTTTCCTTATTTCTGCGGGATTATTTTTCCGGGTGGAACTACGACAAGCGAACGGATTTATTGATTTCTCGTTATTTAAAAATAAAGCTTATACTGGTGCGACACTTTCCAACTTCTTGTTAAATGCAGCTGCTGGAACACTGGTTGTTGCAAATACTTATGTACAAATTGGTCGCGGTTTTACGGCGTTCCAATCTGGTTTACTTTCTATCGGTTACCTTGTCTGTGTGCTCGGAATGATTCGTATTGGTGAGAAAATTCTTCAACGTGTTGGTGCGCGTAAACCAATGATTTTAGGTTCTGGTATTACAGCTGTTGGTATTGCTTTAATGGCACTCACATTTATTCCAGGAACATTATATACAGTACTTGTGTTTGTTGGATTTGCTTTATTTGGTATCGGACTTGGTATGTATGCAACACCTTCAACAGATACAGCTATCTCTAATGCTCCAGAAGATAAAGTTGGAGTAGCTTCAGGTATTTACAAAATGGCAAGTTCTCTAGGTGGCTCATTCGGTGTGGCGATTTCCGCTACAATTTATGGGGTGATTGCACTTTCTGGAAATATTGATTTAGCCGCAATGGTCGGACTTTTAACGAATGTTGGTTTTTGTGTTGTTTCACTAATTTCTGTCGCTGTAACAACACCATCAGCAAAAAAAGCACTTGAACTAAAAGCCGCAAAAGAATAG
- a CDS encoding M20 family metallopeptidase has translation MEVWTMKEKLFQKLDEKRDRMIEIRRYLHQHPELSFQEENTAKYIADFYKEMDCDVRTHVGGNGVVVTIDTGKPGKTLAIRADFDALPITEETGLAFASKNPGVMHACGHDGHTAYMLILGETLIEMKQELTGKIVILHQHAEETPPGGAIQMIQDGALDGVDNVLGIHVMSTMKTGEVFYREGAIQTGRSYFKLKVQGQGGHGSSPHLANDAIVAASEFVVAVQTVISRRLNPFDVGSITIGSFDGKGSFNVIKDAVELEGDVRSMSEEARNIIQKEITRIVSGIEAMFGVTCELDYKNDYPVLNNDEALTDFVVKSIKGAKIPEITDVVRCEPQPPSEDFAYYAKERPSSFFYVGAMPADGHFYPHHHPKFDINEDSLLIASKAMGACVVDYLKGENN, from the coding sequence ATGGAGGTTTGGACAATGAAAGAGAAGTTATTTCAAAAACTAGACGAAAAACGAGATCGAATGATAGAAATTCGTCGTTACTTACATCAACACCCTGAACTTTCTTTTCAAGAGGAAAATACGGCGAAGTATATTGCGGATTTTTATAAAGAAATGGACTGCGATGTGCGGACGCACGTTGGTGGGAATGGTGTTGTAGTAACGATTGATACAGGCAAGCCGGGCAAGACGCTTGCAATTCGCGCTGACTTTGATGCACTGCCGATAACGGAAGAAACAGGTCTAGCTTTTGCATCTAAAAACCCTGGTGTAATGCATGCTTGTGGTCACGACGGTCATACTGCTTATATGCTTATTCTAGGCGAAACACTTATTGAAATGAAACAAGAATTAACCGGGAAAATAGTTATTTTACATCAGCATGCAGAAGAAACTCCTCCTGGTGGCGCAATTCAAATGATTCAAGATGGGGCGCTGGATGGTGTAGATAATGTTCTTGGAATTCACGTGATGTCTACGATGAAAACGGGTGAAGTTTTCTACCGAGAAGGTGCGATTCAAACTGGTCGCTCTTATTTCAAACTTAAAGTGCAAGGTCAAGGTGGACACGGCTCATCTCCGCATTTAGCGAATGATGCTATTGTTGCAGCAAGTGAATTTGTAGTAGCTGTTCAAACGGTGATTAGTCGTCGTTTAAATCCATTTGATGTTGGCTCGATTACTATTGGTTCTTTTGACGGGAAAGGTAGTTTTAATGTCATAAAGGATGCGGTTGAGCTTGAAGGTGATGTTCGTTCGATGTCTGAAGAGGCACGCAATATTATTCAAAAAGAAATTACCCGTATCGTTAGCGGTATAGAAGCAATGTTTGGCGTTACTTGTGAACTTGATTACAAAAATGATTATCCTGTTTTAAATAATGACGAAGCTTTGACTGATTTTGTTGTTAAATCTATTAAAGGGGCGAAAATCCCAGAAATTACGGATGTTGTGCGCTGCGAACCGCAACCACCTTCAGAAGACTTTGCTTATTATGCAAAAGAACGTCCGAGCTCCTTTTTCTATGTGGGAGCAATGCCGGCAGACGGTCATTTTTATCCGCATCATCATCCAAAATTTGATATTAATGAAGATTCATTATTAATTGCATCAAAAGCCATGGGAGCTTGTGTTGTAGATTACTTAAAAGGAGAGAATAACTAA
- a CDS encoding helix-turn-helix domain-containing protein, which translates to MPHLKDYTIGIQHIKQRVSEISLGTKLVFAISGQVTIMFSEQKFYLQEGDILVLDRNTFYTIEGNEANLIIDLTISDTFFAHYYEDYFQHSFNFFSKESDPGRERVVGSLRKSVSELLIASATKKRANKLEAQSALFQILLLLTRFLKKGIPSSTRKEVNDKRIARIIREVEERFDETLSLREFAQKEFLSEAYLSRYFKKTTGLGFLQYLTEVRLKHAIQDLVHSAESITEIALRNGFSSQKHFSEVFKFHFELTPSEYRSEYHAETNLLIDNKASELGASIEQIVPSPEILVKLSRLYHDVEPGKELNKAPFEKKKIDITEKTERCLSENMNILTIGELKEVLKDNVQKQIVTTRDEIGINYIGIRHLFRGSTFLPETETDELVPTSSPYANADLALTFLKQQNLQLFIRLEYQDIVGDEAAVFERLDHFLKHCMQVFGRDFVSKWHFMFFEPKNTYADKEELKKLYLKIYHTIKLRFPAIQVGNFVPFSLSKNAVPERHTWFLEEADKMDFIAYNANQNEAVDFSKEDMKSFSISEDYCLSKTLKLKAFLKHHHITKPLMLVNWNTLSGNTRYTNGTFFRGALVLKTMLDLVPEVDALGFWINTELHEGDDSKLNISLDGIEMFHFFNGKRPAFYAVKFLRRLKGVVVAKGEDYIMTKHADGYQLILMNCATINPRYSVEERFIKEEQKEVHIRLTGLQAGDYQVCKWQFDRDNGALYSKYWQLNSKYGLDKEILDYIVDVSQPTLTVSDETITEDWSFYAYLDINAIHFYEFRSTV; encoded by the coding sequence GTGCCTCATTTGAAAGATTATACAATTGGTATTCAACATATTAAGCAGCGGGTATCGGAAATATCACTTGGAACAAAATTGGTATTTGCTATTTCTGGGCAAGTAACAATCATGTTTTCAGAACAGAAATTTTACTTGCAGGAAGGCGATATTTTAGTCCTTGATCGTAATACTTTTTATACGATTGAAGGAAATGAAGCTAATTTAATTATTGACTTAACTATTTCAGATACGTTTTTTGCGCATTATTATGAAGATTATTTCCAGCATTCTTTTAATTTTTTCTCAAAGGAAAGTGATCCTGGAAGAGAGCGGGTAGTTGGGTCGTTAAGAAAATCGGTAAGTGAGCTTTTGATTGCTTCGGCAACGAAGAAACGAGCAAATAAATTAGAAGCGCAATCGGCATTGTTTCAAATTTTATTGTTGCTTACGCGTTTTTTGAAAAAAGGAATTCCGTCTTCTACTAGAAAAGAAGTGAATGATAAACGGATTGCGCGCATTATTCGGGAAGTGGAAGAGCGATTTGATGAAACTTTGTCGCTTCGTGAGTTTGCACAAAAAGAGTTTTTAAGTGAAGCTTATTTATCGCGTTATTTTAAAAAGACGACGGGGTTAGGCTTTTTGCAGTACTTGACGGAAGTTCGATTGAAGCATGCGATTCAAGATTTGGTGCATTCGGCAGAAAGTATTACAGAAATTGCGCTGAGAAATGGCTTTTCGAGTCAAAAACATTTTTCAGAGGTGTTTAAGTTTCATTTTGAGTTAACGCCGAGTGAGTATCGATCCGAGTACCATGCGGAAACGAATTTGTTAATAGACAATAAAGCATCTGAGTTGGGTGCTAGTATAGAACAAATTGTGCCATCGCCAGAAATTTTAGTGAAGTTGTCACGGCTTTATCATGATGTAGAGCCTGGCAAGGAATTAAATAAAGCGCCATTTGAGAAAAAGAAAATTGATATCACGGAAAAGACCGAACGCTGTCTAAGTGAGAATATGAATATTTTAACGATTGGCGAGCTTAAAGAAGTGCTTAAAGATAATGTGCAAAAGCAGATTGTTACGACTCGGGATGAGATTGGGATTAATTATATTGGTATTCGTCATTTGTTTAGAGGTTCGACGTTCTTACCTGAGACGGAAACGGACGAATTAGTGCCAACTTCTTCTCCGTATGCGAATGCAGATTTAGCGCTCACTTTTTTAAAACAGCAAAATTTACAATTGTTTATTCGCTTGGAGTATCAAGATATTGTAGGCGATGAGGCGGCTGTTTTTGAACGATTGGATCACTTTTTAAAGCATTGTATGCAGGTTTTTGGGCGGGATTTTGTTTCTAAATGGCATTTTATGTTTTTTGAACCGAAAAATACCTATGCGGATAAAGAAGAACTAAAAAAACTTTATTTGAAAATATATCACACTATAAAATTGCGTTTTCCAGCTATTCAAGTCGGGAATTTTGTCCCATTTTCATTGTCTAAAAATGCAGTACCTGAACGACATACGTGGTTTTTAGAAGAAGCGGATAAAATGGACTTTATCGCCTATAATGCGAATCAAAATGAAGCGGTAGATTTTTCGAAAGAGGATATGAAGTCGTTTTCGATTTCAGAGGATTATTGTTTATCAAAAACGCTTAAATTAAAGGCTTTCTTGAAACATCATCATATCACTAAGCCGCTAATGTTAGTAAACTGGAACACGTTATCTGGGAATACGAGATACACAAACGGGACTTTTTTCAGAGGTGCATTAGTTTTGAAAACGATGCTAGATTTGGTGCCAGAAGTGGATGCATTAGGTTTTTGGATTAATACGGAACTTCACGAAGGAGATGATAGCAAATTAAATATTAGTCTTGACGGAATTGAAATGTTCCACTTTTTCAACGGTAAACGACCAGCGTTTTATGCAGTGAAGTTTTTGAGAAGGCTTAAGGGTGTTGTGGTTGCGAAAGGTGAAGATTATATTATGACGAAGCACGCGGACGGGTATCAGCTTATTTTGATGAACTGTGCGACGATTAATCCGCGCTATTCTGTGGAGGAAAGGTTCATTAAGGAAGAACAAAAAGAAGTGCATATTAGACTTACAGGGCTTCAAGCAGGTGATTATCAAGTTTGTAAATGGCAATTTGACCGCGATAATGGGGCACTTTATTCGAAGTATTGGCAACTGAACAGTAAGTATGGGCTGGATAAAGAGATTTTGGACTATATTGTAGATGTCTCTCAGCCTACACTTACGGTGAGTGATGAAACGATTACGGAAGATTGGTCGTTTTACGCTTATTTAGATATTAATGCGATTCATTTTTATGAGTTTAGAAGTACGGTTTAA
- a CDS encoding DUF1015 domain-containing protein, whose amino-acid sequence MVNIRPFKAIRPIKNLAEKVASLPYDVLNSDEARELGDANKYSFLHIDKAEIDLDPAISPYDPAVYQKAADNLEQFELDGWLGREANPAFYIYQLTMDGRPQTGLVVCTSIDDYTNGKIKKHELTREEKELDRIRHVDVCDANTSPIFLTYRGKEAINTLVESWVRENEPEYDFESFHEVAHKVWAITDAHILEDLSAAFLEVPALYIADGHHRTESAVKVGLKRREEFPDAGPEAEFNFFLSVVFPEEQLEILDYNRVVNVPIEADFLSKVEASFDVEKVGKEAFKPEKPKQVGMYLDGNWYKLTAKSEVIPNDVIGQLDVSILQSQILTPIFGIEDIRRDNRIDFVGGIRGLSELARLVDNGSHSVAFAMYPPTMDDLLSVADATEIMPPKSTWFEPKLLSGLFVHDLESK is encoded by the coding sequence ATGGTAAATATACGTCCATTTAAAGCAATTCGTCCGATTAAAAATTTAGCGGAAAAGGTAGCTTCTTTGCCATATGATGTACTTAATTCGGATGAGGCGCGCGAACTTGGTGACGCAAATAAGTATTCTTTTTTACATATTGATAAGGCGGAAATTGATTTGGATCCGGCGATTTCTCCTTACGACCCAGCTGTATATCAAAAGGCGGCTGATAATTTGGAACAATTTGAGCTGGATGGTTGGCTTGGGAGAGAAGCAAATCCGGCATTTTATATTTATCAACTGACGATGGATGGTCGTCCGCAAACGGGGCTTGTTGTTTGTACCTCGATTGATGATTATACGAATGGGAAGATTAAAAAACATGAGTTGACTCGTGAGGAGAAGGAGTTGGACCGGATTCGCCATGTCGATGTTTGTGATGCGAATACAAGTCCGATTTTCCTGACTTATCGTGGAAAAGAAGCGATTAATACGCTTGTTGAGTCCTGGGTGAGGGAAAATGAGCCTGAATACGACTTTGAGAGCTTCCATGAGGTCGCTCATAAGGTTTGGGCAATTACGGACGCCCATATTTTAGAAGACCTGTCAGCGGCGTTCTTGGAAGTCCCAGCGCTATATATCGCAGACGGACACCATAGAACGGAATCTGCGGTGAAAGTTGGTTTGAAACGGCGCGAGGAATTCCCGGATGCAGGGCCTGAAGCGGAATTTAATTTCTTTTTATCAGTTGTTTTTCCAGAAGAGCAACTAGAAATCCTTGATTATAATCGGGTTGTGAATGTGCCAATTGAAGCGGATTTCCTTAGCAAAGTAGAGGCTAGCTTTGACGTGGAAAAGGTTGGGAAAGAAGCATTTAAACCAGAGAAGCCAAAACAAGTTGGAATGTATTTAGACGGAAATTGGTACAAACTTACGGCGAAAAGCGAAGTGATTCCAAACGATGTTATTGGTCAGCTGGATGTCTCAATATTACAATCGCAAATTTTAACGCCAATTTTTGGGATTGAAGATATTCGCCGTGATAACCGCATTGATTTTGTCGGTGGAATACGTGGACTGAGCGAGTTAGCGCGTTTGGTGGATAATGGCAGTCATTCGGTAGCATTTGCGATGTACCCGCCGACGATGGATGATTTACTTAGTGTAGCGGATGCAACAGAAATCATGCCGCCAAAATCGACTTGGTTTGAACCAAAATTATTAAGTGGGCTGTTTGTCCATGATTTAGAAAGTAAATAA
- a CDS encoding phosphoglycerate dehydrogenase — protein sequence MFNIQTFNAIAKEGLKTFDLEKYVIDANQPADGILLRSYNLHDFDFPETVKAVARAGAGVNNIPVENCSEKGIVVFNTPGANANAVKELVLASLFVSARPILEGTEWVKELPAEDDVEQKVEAGKKAFAGTELAGKKLGIIGLGAIGALVANDALSLGMNVVGYDPFVSVDTAWRISKEVERAMTIEEVLATCDYLTVHVPLTDKTRGMFNADTLQLVKDNAVLLNFSRGELVDSASVKEALDDGLLRLYITDFATKELLNHKKVHVFPHLGASTEEAETNCAKMAAKELQSYLETGSIKNSVNFPNVEMPYNGHPRIGICHKNIPNMVGQITTELGKYSLNILDMINRSKNEYAYTLIDIDKETQANLEQLKQDLLAVQGVLRVRVIEPLGVTV from the coding sequence GTGTTTAATATCCAAACGTTTAATGCTATCGCAAAAGAAGGCTTAAAGACATTTGATCTTGAAAAATACGTGATTGATGCAAATCAGCCAGCAGACGGGATTTTACTACGGAGTTACAACTTACACGATTTTGACTTTCCGGAGACAGTGAAGGCAGTTGCCAGAGCTGGTGCAGGAGTTAATAATATCCCAGTAGAAAATTGTTCTGAAAAAGGTATTGTTGTATTTAACACACCTGGCGCGAATGCCAATGCCGTGAAAGAACTAGTCCTTGCGAGTTTATTTGTTTCGGCGCGTCCAATTTTGGAAGGTACGGAATGGGTGAAAGAATTACCTGCGGAAGATGATGTGGAGCAGAAAGTCGAAGCAGGGAAGAAAGCCTTTGCGGGAACAGAACTTGCAGGCAAAAAACTTGGGATTATCGGCTTAGGCGCAATTGGTGCATTGGTAGCAAATGACGCTTTATCGCTTGGGATGAATGTGGTTGGATATGATCCATTCGTTTCAGTAGACACGGCTTGGAGAATTTCTAAAGAAGTGGAACGTGCGATGACGATAGAAGAAGTTTTAGCAACGTGCGATTATTTAACAGTTCATGTACCGTTAACGGATAAAACACGCGGTATGTTTAACGCAGATACACTCCAATTAGTGAAGGATAATGCGGTCTTACTAAACTTTTCACGTGGTGAGTTAGTGGATTCTGCCTCTGTGAAAGAAGCTTTAGATGATGGACTTTTACGTTTATATATTACAGATTTCGCGACAAAAGAATTATTAAACCACAAAAAAGTACATGTATTTCCTCATTTAGGTGCATCGACGGAAGAAGCCGAAACCAACTGTGCTAAAATGGCTGCAAAAGAACTGCAATCATATCTTGAAACAGGTAGTATTAAAAACTCGGTTAATTTTCCGAACGTGGAAATGCCATATAATGGGCACCCGCGGATTGGGATTTGTCACAAAAATATTCCCAATATGGTCGGCCAAATTACGACTGAATTAGGGAAATACTCTTTAAATATTCTAGATATGATAAATCGCAGTAAAAATGAATATGCCTACACATTAATTGATATTGATAAAGAAACGCAAGCTAATTTGGAACAACTAAAACAAGATTTGTTAGCTGTGCAAGGGGTTTTGCGTGTTCGAGTTATTGAACCATTAGGTGTGACAGTTTAA
- the serC gene encoding 3-phosphoserine/phosphohydroxythreonine transaminase, which translates to MERVYNFSAGPAVLPVPVLEKVQRELLSYNGSGMSVMELSHRSELFQNILDDAESLIRELMEIPENYKVLFLQGGASLQFDMVPMNLAKGKKAVYVNTGSWAKKAISEAKKIQGVEVEVIASSEDRNFSYIPEIPTVSSDAAYLHVTTNNTIEGTAMFDVPDSVVPVVADMSSNILSSVYDVKKFGLIYAGAQKNIGPAGLTLVIVREDLIGQVEGLPSMLDFKVQAENDSMYNTPPTFAIYVAKLVFEWIKEQGGVAGIEALNRKKAALLYDYIDQSDFFSSPVEPSARSLTNVPFVTNSAEFDKAFVQEAEANGFKNLKGHRSVGGMRASLYNAFPIEGVEALIAFMEKFANARKGGEVRV; encoded by the coding sequence GTGGAACGTGTTTATAATTTTTCGGCAGGACCGGCAGTTTTACCAGTACCGGTACTTGAAAAGGTTCAAAGGGAGCTACTCTCTTACAATGGTTCAGGAATGTCAGTAATGGAGCTGAGTCACCGTTCAGAATTATTTCAAAACATCCTAGACGATGCGGAGAGTTTAATTCGAGAATTGATGGAGATTCCAGAAAATTACAAAGTACTATTTTTGCAAGGCGGCGCGAGTTTGCAGTTTGATATGGTGCCGATGAATCTTGCAAAAGGTAAAAAAGCAGTATATGTAAACACTGGATCTTGGGCGAAGAAAGCAATTTCTGAAGCTAAAAAAATTCAGGGTGTTGAGGTGGAAGTAATTGCCTCATCGGAAGACCGCAATTTCAGCTATATTCCTGAAATTCCTACAGTTTCTAGTGACGCGGCTTACTTACATGTAACCACAAATAATACAATCGAAGGAACAGCGATGTTTGATGTACCAGACTCAGTTGTCCCGGTCGTTGCGGATATGTCCTCCAATATTTTATCGAGCGTTTATGATGTGAAAAAATTTGGCTTAATTTATGCAGGAGCACAAAAGAACATTGGGCCTGCTGGATTAACGCTCGTCATCGTACGCGAAGATTTGATAGGACAAGTAGAAGGGCTTCCTTCTATGTTAGATTTCAAAGTACAAGCCGAGAATGATTCCATGTATAACACACCACCAACATTTGCCATTTATGTAGCGAAGTTAGTATTTGAATGGATTAAAGAACAAGGTGGCGTTGCTGGAATTGAAGCGTTAAATCGCAAAAAAGCGGCATTATTATATGACTATATCGATCAATCGGATTTCTTTTCTTCACCGGTCGAACCTTCTGCTAGATCGCTCACGAACGTGCCTTTTGTGACGAATTCAGCGGAGTTTGATAAAGCTTTTGTCCAAGAAGCTGAAGCAAATGGTTTTAAAAACTTGAAAGGACATCGCTCAGTGGGCGGTATGCGAGCAAGTCTTTACAACGCATTTCCAATTGAAGGGGTGGAAGCTCTAATCGCCTTTATGGAAAAATTTGCAAATGCAAGAAAAGGGGGAGAAGTACGTGTTTAA
- a CDS encoding lmo2826 family MFS transporter, with translation MENKTRLWTKDYVFLLLGSVLLYIGFMVFMPTLPARIIELGGTQMQASLAVGLFSIVALLMRAIAGSWNDKFGPKVLIIAGFLILILTTVNFYWSTAVAALLILRLFHGAGWGIGTTSIATGVSKLVPPSKTGEGIGFYGLTTALGMSLAPIIAILIMNYFSFDVLVTFSLVLMGFILILMTQVKIPKSEKIVHQKMKLFEKTALLPAGLCLLMAIPLGGIQTFMMVYGTELGISTTWIYFIGQAIMVLVSRLFAGRLYDTKGHRFVIIPGALSMIIGILILSFATGAISLFIASLFFGLGYGMSQPALQALAVDRAAPHNKGTANGTFLSGMDIGMAVGSFGLSIVATYYNYAIMYRTAIIALVVFFAVYWFTLGRKGKNS, from the coding sequence TTGGAAAATAAGACAAGACTTTGGACGAAGGACTACGTATTTTTATTGTTAGGAAGTGTACTTTTATATATTGGCTTTATGGTGTTTATGCCCACGTTGCCGGCACGTATTATTGAGCTAGGTGGAACGCAAATGCAGGCTAGTTTGGCAGTTGGGCTATTCTCTATCGTAGCCCTATTAATGCGGGCTATTGCTGGGAGTTGGAATGACAAATTCGGACCGAAAGTACTTATTATTGCGGGCTTTTTGATTTTAATTTTAACTACAGTGAACTTTTATTGGTCAACTGCGGTGGCTGCCTTACTTATATTACGGCTTTTCCACGGGGCTGGCTGGGGTATCGGAACAACTTCCATTGCAACAGGCGTTTCTAAACTTGTACCGCCAAGCAAAACGGGGGAAGGTATTGGTTTTTATGGACTTACGACTGCACTTGGAATGTCGCTTGCGCCGATTATCGCTATTTTAATTATGAATTATTTTTCTTTCGACGTTTTAGTGACGTTTTCGCTTGTTTTGATGGGGTTTATTTTAATTTTGATGACACAGGTGAAAATTCCAAAATCAGAAAAAATTGTACATCAAAAAATGAAATTGTTTGAGAAAACGGCTTTACTTCCAGCTGGATTATGTTTATTAATGGCGATTCCGCTTGGTGGGATCCAGACATTTATGATGGTATATGGAACAGAACTGGGTATTTCGACAACGTGGATATATTTTATCGGGCAAGCGATTATGGTTCTTGTGAGCCGTTTGTTTGCTGGGCGACTTTATGATACGAAGGGACACCGTTTTGTTATTATTCCAGGAGCGCTTTCGATGATAATTGGGATATTAATTCTTTCTTTTGCAACTGGGGCGATTAGCTTGTTTATTGCTTCGCTATTCTTCGGGCTAGGTTACGGGATGTCGCAACCGGCGCTTCAAGCACTGGCTGTTGACCGGGCTGCACCACACAATAAAGGCACCGCGAATGGAACTTTTCTTTCGGGGATGGATATTGGGATGGCTGTTGGTAGTTTTGGTTTGAGTATTGTTGCGACTTACTACAATTATGCTATTATGTATCGCACAGCAATTATTGCGCTTGTCGTATTTTTTGCGGTGTATTGGTTTACTTTAGGACGAAAAGGGAAAAATAGCTAA
- a CDS encoding MarR family winged helix-turn-helix transcriptional regulator has protein sequence MRGYYDEISFDVNTTAKKMHLFLLRSIASYDVTPEQWSVLEGIEANEPISQKEIALWTKKDTPTVNRIVDVLLRKELVVREVSTEDRRISLLSLTDKGRKETNELRDIVEASCEKMFAGISRADLEHFTAILKNISTNIE, from the coding sequence ATGCGCGGATATTATGATGAAATATCATTTGATGTAAATACGACAGCGAAGAAAATGCATTTATTTTTGCTACGTTCGATTGCAAGTTATGATGTCACACCAGAGCAATGGTCTGTTTTAGAGGGGATTGAGGCGAACGAGCCGATTTCGCAAAAAGAGATTGCGCTTTGGACGAAAAAAGACACACCGACCGTGAATCGGATTGTCGATGTTTTACTTAGGAAAGAGCTTGTTGTGCGGGAAGTGAGTACAGAAGATAGACGGATTTCACTTTTGTCTTTAACGGACAAAGGGAGAAAAGAGACGAATGAACTCCGCGATATCGTGGAGGCGAGTTGTGAAAAAATGTTTGCTGGGATTTCTCGCGCAGATTTGGAACATTTCACGGCTATTTTAAAGAATATTTCTACTAATATAGAGTAA
- a CDS encoding nitroreductase family protein codes for MTNTFLDSIKVRRSIYALDKNVSVEDSKIEEIIKDAVKYSPSSFNSQSSRAVILLGENHDKLWNIVEDTLRAIVPAENFAATEEKVGSFRAGYGTVLFFEDTAVIEGLQENFALYADNFPVWSEQSSGIAQHSVWVALANAGIGASLQHYNPLIDDAVKAEWNIPASWNLRAQMPFGNIVQEAGEKEFIDDADRFRVFK; via the coding sequence ATGACTAATACATTTTTAGATTCTATTAAAGTTCGTCGTTCCATTTATGCACTAGATAAAAACGTTTCCGTTGAGGATTCCAAAATTGAAGAAATTATTAAAGACGCTGTTAAATATAGCCCATCTTCATTCAACTCCCAAAGCTCTCGCGCTGTCATTCTTTTAGGAGAAAACCATGATAAACTTTGGAATATCGTAGAAGATACATTACGCGCTATCGTACCTGCTGAAAACTTTGCAGCTACAGAAGAAAAAGTTGGTTCTTTCCGCGCTGGATACGGAACAGTTCTTTTCTTTGAAGATACTGCTGTTATCGAAGGCTTACAAGAAAACTTCGCTCTATATGCAGACAACTTCCCTGTATGGTCTGAACAATCTTCAGGTATTGCACAACATTCAGTATGGGTTGCTCTTGCAAACGCTGGAATTGGTGCATCTCTACAACATTACAACCCACTAATTGACGATGCTGTTAAAGCTGAATGGAATATTCCTGCAAGCTGGAACTTACGCGCGCAAATGCCGTTTGGTAACATCGTTCAAGAAGCTGGCGAAAAAGAATTCATCGATGACGCTGATCGTTTCCGCGTTTTCAAATAA